A region of Nostoc sp. 'Peltigera membranacea cyanobiont' N6 DNA encodes the following proteins:
- a CDS encoding Uma2 family endonuclease, which produces MTSATDPSTTLTPFPDHTQLPESNGTFVKNWQEHPQSILLTDSITPVLKQLHPEGEYCIGQDLGIYWRLTDPLEKGAEAPDWFYVPNVPPLLDGQTRRSYVLWREFIAPLIALEFVSGDGNEERDKTPFQGKFWIYEQVIHPAYYGIYEMNKASVEVYELIGGKYQLLTANERGHYTIAPLGIELGIWHEVYQNVQLPWLRWWDLQGNLLLTGDERAEQESQRADRLTAQLRSLGVEPEV; this is translated from the coding sequence ATGACCTCTGCAACCGATCCATCCACCACCCTCACTCCTTTCCCAGACCATACTCAGCTACCAGAGTCTAATGGTACTTTCGTGAAAAATTGGCAAGAGCATCCCCAAAGCATTTTACTGACTGACTCAATTACACCCGTCCTCAAACAATTACACCCTGAAGGTGAATATTGTATAGGTCAGGACTTAGGTATTTACTGGCGGTTGACAGACCCCCTAGAAAAAGGCGCAGAAGCACCAGATTGGTTTTATGTACCAAATGTACCGCCCTTGCTCGATGGACAAACGCGGAGGTCTTATGTACTGTGGCGAGAATTTATTGCCCCTTTGATTGCTTTAGAATTTGTCTCTGGGGATGGTAATGAGGAGCGAGACAAAACCCCTTTTCAAGGCAAATTTTGGATTTACGAGCAAGTAATTCATCCGGCTTATTATGGCATTTATGAAATGAACAAAGCCAGTGTAGAAGTTTATGAATTAATTGGAGGAAAATATCAGTTATTAACAGCAAATGAGCGGGGACATTATACTATTGCTCCTTTGGGAATTGAGTTAGGTATTTGGCATGAAGTTTATCAAAATGTCCAATTACCCTGGTTGCGTTGGTGGGATTTGCAAGGTAATTTGTTGTTAACTGGTGACGAAAGAGCCGAACAGGAAAGCCAAAGAGCCGATCGCTTGACTGCTCAATTGCGATCGCTCGGCGTTGAACCGGAAGTTTAA
- a CDS encoding Uma2 family endonuclease: protein MTATNPATSTTLPDHTQLPESDGTFVKNFQEHPQSILITESIKPVLQKRHPDGQYCIGQDSGIYWRITDPPERGAEAPDWFYVPNVPPTLNGQMRRSYVLWQEHIAPLIVLEFVSGDGSEERDKTPWKGKFWIYEQVIHPAFYGIYEVNKASVEMYHIIESQYQLLPANERGHYPIAPLGVELGIWQGVYQNAELPWLRWWDLQGNLLLSGDERAEQESQRAELESQRADRLTAQLRSLGIEPEV from the coding sequence ATGACTGCAACAAATCCAGCTACTAGTACTACACTTCCAGACCACACTCAACTTCCAGAGTCTGATGGCACCTTCGTGAAAAACTTCCAGGAACATCCCCAAAGCATTCTAATAACGGAGTCCATTAAACCAGTATTGCAAAAACGTCATCCTGACGGGCAATATTGCATAGGTCAAGATAGTGGCATCTACTGGCGCATTACTGACCCGCCAGAACGAGGTGCAGAAGCTCCCGATTGGTTCTATGTCCCGAATGTACCGCCTACACTGAATGGGCAAATGCGCCGTTCTTATGTGCTTTGGCAAGAACACATTGCTCCTTTAATTGTATTGGAATTTGTCTCCGGGGATGGTAGTGAAGAGCGAGACAAAACTCCTTGGAAGGGCAAATTTTGGATTTATGAGCAAGTGATTCATCCGGCTTTTTATGGCATTTATGAAGTGAATAAAGCCAGTGTGGAAATGTACCACATTATTGAAAGCCAATATCAACTTTTACCAGCAAATGAACGGGGACATTATCCCATTGCGCCTTTGGGAGTTGAGTTAGGTATTTGGCAAGGAGTTTATCAGAATGCAGAATTACCTTGGTTGCGCTGGTGGGATTTGCAAGGTAATTTGTTGTTGAGTGGTGACGAAAGAGCCGAACAGGAAAGCCAAAGGGCGGAATTAGAAAGCCAAAGAGCCGATCGCTTGACTGCTCAATTGCGATCGCTCGGCATTGAACCAGAAGTTTAA
- a CDS encoding homoserine dehydrogenase — protein sequence MGVKLGILGLGTVGTGTVQLLQDKVGRHPLLQEIEIYRVGVRSLDKPRAVELSTEVLTTDLEAIVNDPAVDIVVEVMGGLEPARSLILKALSNGKHVVTANKAAIARFGAEIFTTANQAGVYVMLEAAVGGGIPVIQPLKQSLSVNRIHTVTGIVNGTTNYILTRMQTEGSNFNDVLADAQRLGYAEADPTADVDGLDAADKIAILASLSFGGRINLQDVYTEGIRQVSKTDIAYAEKLGFVIKLLAIAKRDTPSSPLSVRVHPTLVPQAHPLASINGVYNAILVEGEPIGQVMFFGPGAGAGATASAVTSDILNLVAVLKTNTAVANPLIACGHQEYCQIAPMAELITRFYARFLTNDQPGVIGKLGTCFGNYGVSLESIVQTGFQGELAEIVVVTHDVREGNFRQALAEIRDLEGIESIPSLLRVL from the coding sequence GTGGGTGTGAAACTAGGAATACTGGGACTAGGCACCGTGGGAACGGGAACAGTGCAGTTGTTGCAAGATAAGGTTGGTCGTCACCCTTTGTTGCAAGAGATAGAAATCTATCGGGTGGGAGTCCGATCGCTAGATAAACCCCGGGCAGTAGAATTATCTACGGAAGTTTTAACTACAGATTTAGAAGCTATTGTCAACGATCCGGCGGTAGATATAGTTGTCGAAGTGATGGGCGGACTGGAGCCGGCGCGATCGCTCATCCTCAAAGCTTTAAGTAATGGCAAGCATGTAGTCACCGCCAATAAAGCCGCGATCGCCCGCTTTGGGGCAGAAATTTTCACAACAGCCAATCAAGCAGGCGTATATGTGATGCTAGAAGCTGCTGTGGGTGGTGGGATTCCGGTGATTCAACCCCTGAAACAGTCTTTAAGTGTTAACCGGATTCACACTGTCACAGGCATCGTGAACGGTACAACTAATTACATCCTGACGCGGATGCAAACAGAAGGCAGCAACTTCAACGATGTCTTGGCTGATGCCCAGCGCTTGGGTTATGCGGAGGCTGACCCGACAGCTGATGTTGATGGCTTAGATGCAGCAGATAAAATTGCCATCCTGGCATCATTAAGCTTTGGTGGACGCATCAACTTACAAGACGTTTATACTGAGGGGATTCGGCAAGTTAGCAAAACAGATATTGCCTACGCCGAAAAATTGGGATTTGTGATTAAATTGTTAGCGATCGCTAAACGTGATACTCCCTCATCCCCACTTTCCGTTAGAGTCCATCCGACTTTAGTGCCTCAAGCTCATCCTTTGGCTAGCATCAACGGCGTTTACAACGCCATTCTTGTTGAAGGAGAACCCATTGGACAGGTCATGTTTTTTGGCCCCGGTGCTGGTGCTGGTGCAACCGCCAGTGCTGTTACATCAGATATTTTGAATTTAGTTGCTGTCCTCAAAACCAATACAGCAGTTGCAAATCCTTTAATAGCTTGTGGACATCAAGAATATTGCCAAATTGCGCCGATGGCAGAACTGATAACTCGGTTTTATGCCCGTTTCCTCACAAACGATCAACCTGGAGTTATTGGTAAATTGGGAACTTGCTTTGGTAACTATGGCGTTAGCTTAGAGTCAATTGTTCAAACTGGCTTTCAAGGCGAACTTGCAGAGATTGTAGTTGTTACCCATGATGTGCGGGAGGGTAATTTTCGGCAAGCTTTGGCAGAAATTCGGGATTTGGAAGGGATTGAAAGCATTCCCAGCTTACTACGCGTACTTTGA
- the petH gene encoding ferredoxin--NADP reductase → MYNQGAVEGAANIELGSRVFVYEVVGLRQGEETDQTTYPIRKSGSVFIRVPYNRMNQEMRRITRLGGTIVSIQPVTALQPVNAKASLGNATSEVSELVTSEKTANTEGNGKATPVNTHSETKGFAKPPAEEQLKNKDKKGNTMTQAKAKKDHGDVPVNTYRPNAPFIGKVVSNEPLVQEGGIGIVQHLKFDLSGSDLKYLEGQSIGIIPPGVDKNGKPEKLRLYSIASTRHGDDLDDKTVSLCVRQLEYKHPETSETVYGVCSTHLCFLKPGEDVKITGPVGKEMLLPQDPEANVIMMATGTGIAPMRAYLWRQFKDAERAANPEYEFKGFSWLIFGVPTTPNLLYKEELEEIQQKYPDNFRLTAAISREQKNPQGGRMYIQDRVAEHADELWQLIKNEKTHTYICGLRGMEEGIDAALTAAAAKEGVTWSVYQKEIKKAGRWHVETY, encoded by the coding sequence ATGTACAATCAAGGTGCTGTTGAGGGTGCTGCCAACATAGAATTAGGTAGCCGCGTCTTCGTTTATGAAGTGGTGGGTTTGCGTCAGGGAGAAGAAACCGATCAAACCACCTACCCAATTCGTAAAAGTGGCAGTGTGTTCATCAGAGTGCCTTACAACCGCATGAATCAAGAAATGCGACGTATCACTCGTCTAGGCGGCACAATTGTTAGTATCCAGCCTGTAACTGCTCTACAGCCAGTTAATGCTAAAGCCTCACTTGGGAATGCTACAAGCGAAGTCAGCGAGTTAGTTACATCTGAGAAAACTGCTAACACTGAAGGGAATGGTAAAGCCACACCTGTAAATACTCATAGTGAAACCAAAGGTTTTGCTAAACCACCAGCTGAAGAACAGCTCAAGAACAAGGACAAGAAAGGCAACACCATGACTCAAGCGAAAGCCAAAAAAGACCACGGTGACGTTCCTGTTAACACTTACCGTCCCAATGCTCCGTTTATTGGCAAGGTAGTATCTAATGAACCACTAGTCCAAGAAGGTGGTATTGGTATTGTTCAACACCTGAAATTTGACCTATCTGGTAGTGATTTGAAGTATCTAGAAGGTCAAAGTATTGGGATTATTCCACCAGGAGTAGATAAGAACGGTAAACCGGAAAAACTCAGGCTATATTCTATCGCCTCAACTCGTCATGGCGATGATCTAGATGATAAGACAGTATCACTGTGTGTTCGTCAGTTGGAGTATAAGCACCCAGAAACTAGCGAAACAGTTTACGGTGTTTGCTCTACACACCTGTGTTTCCTCAAGCCAGGGGAAGATGTGAAAATTACAGGGCCAGTGGGTAAGGAAATGTTGTTACCCCAAGATCCTGAAGCTAATGTGATCATGATGGCAACTGGAACAGGTATTGCGCCGATGCGGGCTTATCTGTGGCGACAGTTTAAAGATGCGGAAAGAGCCGCTAACCCAGAATACGAATTTAAAGGATTCTCTTGGCTAATATTTGGTGTGCCGACAACTCCAAACCTGTTATATAAGGAAGAACTGGAAGAAATTCAACAAAAATATCCTGATAACTTCCGCCTCACTGCTGCCATCAGCCGCGAACAGAAAAATCCCCAAGGCGGTAGAATGTATATTCAAGACCGCGTAGCAGAACATGCTGATGAATTGTGGCAGTTGATTAAAAATGAAAAAACCCACACCTACATCTGCGGTTTGCGTGGTATGGAAGAAGGTATTGATGCAGCTTTAACTGCTGCTGCTGCTAAGGAAGGCGTAACCTGGAGTGTTTACCAGAAGGAAATCAAGAAAGCTGGTCGCTGGCACGTAGAAACTTACTAA
- a CDS encoding phosphoribulokinase encodes MTSKPERVVLIGVAGDSGCGKSTFLRRLIDLFGEDLMTVICLDDYHSLDRKQRKETGITALDPRANNFDLMYEQIKALKSGQGIDKPIYNHETGLLDPPERIEPNRIIVVEGLHPLYDERVRSLIDFSVYFDISDEVKIAWKIQRDMAERGHRYEDVLAQINSRKPDFEKFIEPQREFADVVLQVLPTNLIKNDTERRVLRVRMLQREGKEGFEPTYLFDEGSTINWTPCGRKLTCSYPGMQLYYGSDVYYGRYVSVLEVDGQFDNLEEVIYIETHLSNTSTKYQGELTHLLLQHREYPGSNNGTGFFQVLTGLKMRAAYERLTATEAKLAIQV; translated from the coding sequence ATGACAAGTAAGCCGGAACGCGTGGTACTGATTGGAGTAGCCGGAGACTCTGGGTGCGGGAAATCTACGTTTTTGCGTCGTTTGATAGATTTGTTTGGTGAAGACTTAATGACAGTCATCTGCTTGGATGATTATCACTCCTTAGATCGCAAACAGCGTAAAGAAACTGGGATAACTGCATTAGATCCTAGGGCGAACAATTTTGACCTGATGTATGAGCAAATTAAAGCGCTCAAAAGTGGTCAAGGGATTGATAAGCCGATTTACAACCATGAAACTGGCTTGCTCGATCCGCCAGAGCGGATCGAGCCGAATCGCATTATAGTTGTTGAAGGACTGCATCCTTTATATGATGAGCGGGTGCGATCGCTAATTGACTTCAGTGTTTATTTTGACATTAGTGATGAAGTTAAAATTGCCTGGAAAATCCAGCGAGATATGGCTGAACGCGGTCATCGCTACGAAGATGTCTTAGCGCAAATCAATTCCCGCAAACCTGACTTTGAAAAGTTTATCGAACCACAAAGAGAATTTGCCGATGTAGTTCTCCAAGTATTACCCACAAACTTGATCAAAAACGACACCGAGCGCAGAGTCTTACGGGTACGGATGCTTCAACGAGAAGGGAAGGAAGGCTTTGAACCAACCTACCTATTTGATGAAGGGTCAACAATTAATTGGACTCCTTGTGGACGTAAGCTGACCTGTTCTTACCCTGGTATGCAACTATACTATGGTTCGGATGTTTATTACGGTCGCTATGTCTCAGTGCTAGAGGTAGATGGTCAATTTGATAACTTGGAAGAAGTAATTTACATCGAAACCCATCTCAGCAATACATCCACCAAATATCAGGGTGAATTGACTCACTTGTTACTCCAGCACCGCGAGTATCCAGGTTCCAATAACGGTACTGGTTTCTTCCAAGTACTGACAGGTTTGAAAATGCGTGCTGCTTATGAGCGGTTGACAGCTACGGAAGCAAAGTTAGCGATTCAGGTTTAA
- the metK gene encoding methionine adenosyltransferase, which produces MSRRYLFTSESVTEGHPDKICDQISDTILDALLTQDPTSRVAAEVVVNTGLVLITGEITTKANVNFVNLARKKIAEIGYTNADNGFSANSTSVLLALDEQSPDIAQGVNTAQETREQDSDEQFDKIGAGDQGIMFGFASNETPELMPLPISLAHRIARRLAAVRKTGELSYLRPDGKTQVTVVYEDGQPVGIDTILISTQHTATIGEITDEAAVQAKIKQDLWAAVVEPVFGDIDVKPNEQTRFLVNPTGKFVVGGPQGDSGLTGRKIIVDTYGGYSRHGGGAFSGKDPTKVDRSAAYAARYVAKNIVAAGLAEKVEIQLSYAIGVARPTSILVDTFGTGKVDEETLLELINQHFELRPAGIIHTFNLRNLPSERGGRFYQDVAAYGHFGRTDLDLPWEQTDKAELLKQAAKDSLSAVVAQALT; this is translated from the coding sequence GTGTCTCGTCGATATTTATTTACCTCCGAGTCAGTCACTGAAGGTCATCCAGATAAAATCTGCGATCAGATTTCTGATACCATTCTGGATGCCTTACTGACACAAGACCCTACTAGCCGTGTCGCTGCTGAAGTAGTAGTTAATACTGGCTTAGTGCTAATCACTGGTGAAATAACCACCAAAGCCAATGTGAATTTCGTCAATCTCGCCCGGAAAAAAATTGCCGAAATTGGTTATACCAATGCTGATAATGGCTTTTCTGCTAACAGCACCAGCGTTCTGCTGGCTTTAGACGAACAATCACCCGATATTGCTCAAGGCGTTAACACCGCCCAAGAAACCCGCGAGCAAGATAGTGATGAACAATTCGACAAAATTGGTGCGGGCGACCAAGGTATAATGTTTGGCTTTGCCAGCAACGAAACACCAGAACTGATGCCCTTACCCATCAGTCTCGCCCACCGCATTGCTCGCCGATTGGCAGCAGTCCGCAAAACAGGTGAATTGTCATACCTGCGTCCTGATGGTAAAACTCAAGTAACTGTAGTCTACGAAGATGGGCAACCAGTAGGTATTGATACTATTCTAATTTCCACCCAGCATACAGCCACTATTGGGGAAATTACGGATGAAGCGGCTGTACAAGCCAAGATTAAACAAGACCTCTGGGCAGCAGTAGTCGAACCTGTTTTTGGCGATATTGACGTTAAGCCTAACGAGCAGACACGTTTTTTAGTCAACCCCACTGGCAAATTTGTCGTTGGTGGTCCTCAAGGAGACTCTGGTCTAACAGGACGGAAAATAATCGTTGACACCTACGGTGGTTATTCACGACATGGTGGCGGCGCTTTTTCTGGTAAAGACCCCACGAAGGTAGACCGTTCTGCTGCTTATGCGGCTCGCTATGTAGCGAAAAATATTGTCGCTGCTGGGTTGGCAGAAAAAGTTGAAATCCAGCTATCCTATGCTATTGGTGTAGCGCGACCAACAAGCATTCTGGTGGATACCTTTGGCACCGGCAAAGTGGATGAAGAAACCTTATTGGAATTAATCAACCAACATTTTGAACTGCGTCCAGCAGGGATTATCCATACCTTCAACTTACGCAACTTACCAAGTGAACGAGGCGGACGTTTTTATCAGGACGTCGCGGCTTACGGTCATTTTGGGCGGACTGATTTAGACTTGCCTTGGGAACAGACCGATAAAGCCGAATTGTTGAAGCAAGCAGCAAAGGATTCACTTTCGGCAGTAGTTGCTCAAGCGTTAACTTAG
- a CDS encoding DUF4231 domain-containing protein: MTTSELTNLNQKNQGKISNRIENLSSPSDDKKLFKLKVIEYLLLAAFVSSGLFIIFLSEDKTVVISGAVSLTFLFFLLLINRQVFDNYKKAAYQSELTKKAELYSYLLTNPNSWDKETLTLTRGKALQYSQDLIDDYKKIRGLSRNLYYSLQIATVILSGVTPILVLVDKLEAGQAWLKWLPVLCPAIASIVASIVTSFPFQKNSLAANTAVELLEAEQEKFILGVTPPYRCYDVSDETQQQQKASQALEYFIVQVNNIHLNQLQQTSETQSEKPESASSNESNKVGAEVTK, encoded by the coding sequence ATGACTACTTCTGAATTAACTAATCTCAATCAAAAAAACCAAGGCAAGATTTCTAATAGGATTGAAAACTTATCATCTCCATCAGATGACAAAAAGTTGTTTAAATTGAAGGTTATTGAGTATTTATTACTTGCAGCTTTTGTCTCTTCTGGACTATTTATTATTTTTCTTTCAGAAGATAAAACAGTTGTAATTTCTGGAGCAGTATCTCTAACTTTCTTGTTTTTTTTGTTACTCATTAACAGACAAGTATTCGATAACTATAAAAAGGCAGCTTACCAGTCAGAACTCACCAAAAAAGCTGAACTCTATAGTTATCTGTTGACCAATCCTAATTCTTGGGATAAAGAGACGCTGACTCTAACCAGAGGGAAGGCTTTACAATACAGCCAAGACTTGATTGACGATTATAAAAAAATTAGGGGTCTATCAAGAAACCTTTACTATAGTTTGCAAATTGCGACAGTAATTTTATCAGGAGTCACACCAATTTTAGTTCTAGTAGACAAATTAGAAGCAGGACAAGCTTGGCTCAAGTGGCTCCCTGTACTTTGTCCAGCTATTGCTTCTATCGTTGCTAGTATAGTTACCTCTTTTCCTTTTCAGAAGAATTCCCTTGCTGCTAACACAGCCGTTGAATTGTTAGAAGCTGAACAAGAGAAATTTATACTGGGTGTGACTCCACCTTATCGTTGCTATGATGTGTCTGATGAAACGCAACAGCAGCAAAAGGCAAGTCAAGCATTAGAATACTTTATTGTTCAAGTGAACAACATTCATCTTAACCAATTGCAACAAACTAGTGAGACGCAATCAGAGAAGCCAGAATCGGCTTCATCTAATGAGTCAAATAAAGTAGGAGCAGAGGTAACTAAGTAG
- a CDS encoding homocysteine biosynthesis protein: MRTIAEINEKIIRQHAVVLTTEELKARVVEIGVTKAAKEVDVITTGTFEPMESSGAIINLGHTDPPIKIRRCWLDGVPAYSGFGAVDLYLGASCAVETTDGEEVRERGGGHVIEDLIAGKAIHVKAQGQVTDCYPRASFETTVTSETINQFYLFNPRNLYQNFIVGVNGGDRPLFTYLGPLQPRLGNAVYSNPGAISPLLNDPDLQLVGIGTRIFLGGGIGYVAWEGTQHFPLQKRLANRTPIGPSATLALIGDAKQMDAHWVRGCYFKSYGPSLMLGVGVPLPVLNEQVVEHCAVQDKDLVAPIVDFSIPRRVRPTFGLVSYAQLKSGRIAIEGKAVRSAPLASMFFSRQVALELKKWIEAGTFTLTEPVSPIPMERSFLPQDRRTDF, from the coding sequence ATGCGAACAATTGCAGAAATTAACGAGAAAATTATCCGTCAACATGCGGTAGTACTGACAACTGAAGAGTTAAAAGCACGAGTTGTAGAAATAGGTGTTACTAAAGCTGCTAAAGAAGTTGATGTAATTACCACTGGTACGTTTGAGCCGATGGAATCAAGTGGTGCAATTATTAATCTCGGACACACCGATCCACCGATAAAAATTCGTCGTTGCTGGTTAGATGGCGTACCAGCATACTCTGGTTTTGGGGCAGTAGATTTATATTTGGGTGCGAGTTGTGCTGTGGAGACAACAGATGGCGAAGAAGTCCGAGAACGTGGGGGAGGTCATGTAATCGAAGATTTGATCGCTGGTAAAGCTATACACGTAAAAGCGCAAGGACAAGTAACTGATTGTTACCCCAGAGCAAGTTTTGAAACTACAGTTACTAGTGAAACGATTAATCAGTTTTATTTATTCAATCCGCGCAATCTTTATCAAAATTTTATTGTCGGTGTAAATGGTGGCGATCGCCCCCTCTTCACCTATCTCGGCCCTTTACAACCGCGTCTGGGAAATGCCGTTTATTCTAATCCCGGTGCTATTTCCCCCTTACTCAACGATCCCGATTTGCAACTCGTTGGTATCGGGACTCGAATTTTTTTAGGCGGCGGTATTGGCTATGTCGCCTGGGAAGGCACTCAGCACTTCCCCTTACAAAAACGTTTAGCTAACCGTACACCAATTGGACCTTCCGCTACTTTAGCTTTAATTGGTGATGCCAAGCAAATGGATGCTCATTGGGTGCGGGGTTGTTACTTCAAAAGTTATGGCCCTTCATTGATGTTAGGCGTTGGTGTCCCACTCCCTGTATTAAATGAACAAGTAGTTGAACACTGTGCCGTCCAGGATAAAGACTTAGTAGCCCCAATAGTGGATTTTTCTATTCCCCGGCGGGTTCGTCCCACCTTTGGTTTGGTGAGTTACGCCCAACTCAAATCTGGAAGGATCGCTATTGAAGGCAAAGCAGTACGCTCTGCCCCTTTAGCGAGTATGTTTTTTTCTAGACAAGTCGCCCTAGAGTTGAAAAAGTGGATTGAAGCAGGGACGTTTACCCTTACAGAACCAGTTTCGCCAATTCCGATGGAGCGATCTTTTCTACCCCAAGACCGTCGGACGGATTTTTGA